The proteins below come from a single Serratia ficaria genomic window:
- a CDS encoding alpha/beta hydrolase: MSTKPTVVLVHGFWGGAAHWSKVILELSRRGYESIHAVEMPLTSLADDAERTRKMVAQQRGPVLLVGHSYGGAVITEMGNQPNVVGLVYIAAFAPDAGESAGGITQQYPPAAAANLAPDSDGYLWVKTDKFHQSFCQDLSADEALVMAVAQKAPLASTFGNPVSEPAWKHKPSWYQISSDDRMIAPENQQRMAGRLRAKKVITLGASHASLASHPQQIAALIDEAAGSL, translated from the coding sequence ATGAGCACAAAACCTACCGTCGTTCTGGTTCACGGATTCTGGGGCGGAGCGGCGCACTGGAGCAAAGTCATTCTTGAACTGTCACGCCGGGGCTATGAGTCGATTCATGCCGTCGAGATGCCATTAACCTCCCTGGCTGATGATGCGGAGCGCACGCGCAAAATGGTCGCTCAGCAGCGCGGGCCGGTATTGCTGGTGGGGCATTCCTATGGCGGCGCGGTGATTACGGAAATGGGCAATCAGCCGAACGTGGTCGGGCTGGTTTATATCGCCGCCTTCGCGCCGGATGCCGGTGAAAGCGCCGGTGGCATCACGCAGCAGTATCCTCCGGCGGCGGCGGCGAACCTGGCGCCCGACAGCGACGGTTATCTATGGGTAAAAACCGACAAGTTCCACCAGAGCTTTTGCCAGGATCTGTCCGCCGATGAAGCGCTGGTGATGGCGGTGGCGCAAAAGGCGCCGCTGGCCAGCACCTTCGGCAATCCCGTCAGCGAACCGGCGTGGAAGCACAAACCCTCGTGGTATCAGATTTCCAGCGACGATCGGATGATTGCGCCTGAAAATCAGCAACGAATGGCGGGGCGGCTACGGGCGAAAAAGGTGATTACGCTGGGCGCCAGCCATGCGTCCCTGGCGTCGCATCCGCAGCAAATCGCGGCTTTGATTGATGAGGCCGCGGGCTCGCTATAA
- a CDS encoding GNAT family N-acetyltransferase encodes MTVPMLTTPRLVLRPLTIDDAGDIQRLFPHWEIVRHMTRRIPWPYPKEGALNFLQHAALPAMASGNAWFWSIRRREADGQLIGVINLSLGSADNRGFWLAREWQRQGLMSEACYAVTEYWFNVLGQERLQVSKAAANAASRRLSEKTGMRLVATERRDYVGGSMDTEIWSITRAEWNAGPGRR; translated from the coding sequence CTGACAGTGCCAATGTTAACCACGCCCCGCCTGGTGTTGCGGCCGCTGACGATCGACGATGCCGGGGATATTCAGCGGCTGTTTCCCCATTGGGAAATCGTGCGGCATATGACCCGTCGAATCCCCTGGCCTTACCCGAAGGAGGGGGCGCTGAATTTTCTGCAGCACGCGGCATTGCCGGCCATGGCGAGCGGCAACGCCTGGTTTTGGTCCATCAGGCGCAGGGAGGCCGATGGCCAGCTGATTGGCGTCATCAATCTCAGCCTCGGCAGCGCCGACAACCGCGGCTTTTGGCTGGCGCGGGAATGGCAGCGCCAGGGGTTGATGAGCGAAGCCTGTTACGCCGTAACGGAATACTGGTTCAACGTTCTGGGGCAGGAACGCTTGCAGGTATCTAAAGCCGCAGCTAACGCCGCCTCCCGGCGGCTCTCGGAAAAAACGGGCATGCGGCTGGTGGCGACCGAACGGCGTGACTACGTCGGCGGGAGCATGGACACCGAGATTTGGTCGATTACCCGGGCAGAATGGAATGCCGGGCCCGGCCGGCGCTAA
- a CDS encoding YqaE/Pmp3 family membrane protein yields the protein MSFWRIVFTIILPPLGVLLDKGIGGAFILNIILTLLGYIPGLIHAFWIQTRRS from the coding sequence ATGAGTTTCTGGAGGATCGTTTTCACCATCATTCTGCCCCCGCTGGGCGTATTGCTCGATAAGGGCATCGGCGGCGCTTTTATCCTCAACATCATCCTGACTCTGTTGGGTTATATACCCGGCCTGATCCACGCTTTCTGGATCCAGACCCGGCGGTCGTAA
- a CDS encoding GhoT/OrtT family toxin — translation MSSLWVATQYFYLIGLLVSMVFTYLVSRDTVKIRFISALTIGLTWPLSLPVVLLFSLF, via the coding sequence ATGTCGTCGCTGTGGGTTGCAACACAATATTTTTATTTAATTGGCCTTTTAGTTTCTATGGTTTTCACCTATCTGGTTAGCCGGGACACCGTCAAAATCCGCTTTATCAGCGCGCTGACCATCGGTTTAACCTGGCCGTTGAGCCTGCCGGTGGTGTTGCTGTTTTCCCTGTTCTGA